The Knoellia sp. S7-12 region GCGAACATCCTCGGCATGGGTCACATCGGCACGGGCAACGACCCGACCCGCAGTGCCTACCTCGCCGACTGGCAGGCCGCCGCCCCGGTCTGGAACTTCTTCGGAGAGCGCGCGGCCAGTCACGGCCTGAAGCTCTACACCCACAACCACGACATCGCCTACAGTTTCCTGCTCGACAGCGGCCCCGCCGACGCGCTCGGCAACCCGACCCGCAGCAGCGGCATCCGTCGGCTGGAGTGGTTCCTCGCGAACACCGATCCGCAGAACGTCTACCTGGAGATGGACATCTTCTGGGCGCACGTGGCGCAGTACAAGCACCACACCTACATTGCCGCCGACGGCAGCTCGGTCCAGTCGGTCTTCGATCCCGCAGCCCTGGTCGCCGCCCAGAACAAGCGGTTCCCGCTGTTCCACGCCAAGGACGGCAAGAAGAACTCGGCCGTCGCCAACGGCTACGACATCGTGGCGTTCGGTGCGGGTGACATCGACTACTCGACGTTCCTGGGCCGCGTCGGGTCCAGGGGCTCACACAACCCGATGTGGGAGCAGGACACCGCCCCCGGTGGCGCGCTGGCACCCGCGCAGTCGCTCGAGCTCGCGAAGTTCAGCTACGA contains the following coding sequences:
- a CDS encoding TIM barrel protein; translated protein: MNTDNDVNLSGLVTKLGLNRRQFLAATTGMAAAAAVTAPSAVAGPVGNANGILIPAPRRGIILYTVRDAVSRDPLSTNLASGFKEVLTELAKIGYKQIEFAGYRQHANSEGGADLNNVAGATLLRSWLDANGLEAEGNHGSIPSTVTDVTISQFDTACEIANILGMGHIGTGNDPTRSAYLADWQAAAPVWNFFGERAASHGLKLYTHNHDIAYSFLLDSGPADALGNPTRSSGIRRLEWFLANTDPQNVYLEMDIFWAHVAQYKHHTYIAADGSSVQSVFDPAALVAAQNKRFPLFHAKDGKKNSAVANGYDIVAFGAGDIDYSTFLGRVGSRGSHNPMWEQDTAPGGALAPAQSLELAKFSYDNLAALRG